CAGCCTGGTGCAAAAGTGGTGCGAACTTTCAACAAAGGCCTCGAAACCGTGGATATTTCAGCGTTCGACATAATCTGTAAATTCGATGCAGATATTATTTTTCCGCCAGATTATCTTGAAAAAATCAATGCCGAATACATGCAAAATCCTAAGATCGGAATGGTCTCAGGAATCGTTAAAATAAAGAATTCAGCTTTTGAAGAAGAAAATGCCTTCAGCTTTCATAACGAAACGGACAGGTGGCAGTTTGAAAACATCTCTTCTAAAAATCACGTGCGCGGCCCAATAAAGTCTTACCGAAAGGATTGTTTTACCGATATGAACGGCTTGCGCCCGGTGCTCGGTTGGGATAATATTGATGTGATGTTGGCGCAGAAACACGGTTGGGAAGTGCAGACGATAAAAGATTTATGGGTTAAACATCTTCGGCCCACCGCCTACAAATACAAACAACAGAAAGCGGAAAAACTCGGCGAATATTTTTATAACATTGGTTTAAATTTGCCTCTGGCAATAGTTTCGTCGGCAAAATCTTCATTTAAAAACAAGTCCATATCGGAGTTTTTCATAACCATACTATCATTTTCGAAACAAAATTCAAAGCGACAACTGTCCCAAGAAGAGA
This window of the Flavobacteriaceae bacterium 3519-10 genome carries:
- a CDS encoding Glycosyltransferase; protein product: MMKFLIIIPAHNEEENILFCLESLHNQTFKDYNVVVVNDGSTDHTHELVEKFVLKNPDFKIQNLEKSEHQPGAKVVRTFNKGLETVDISAFDIICKFDADIIFPPDYLEKINAEYMQNPKIGMVSGIVKIKNSAFEEENAFSFHNETDRWQFENISSKNHVRGPIKSYRKDCFTDMNGLRPVLGWDNIDVMLAQKHGWEVQTIKDLWVKHLRPTAYKYKQQKAEKLGEYFYNIGLNLPLAIVSSAKSSFKNKSISEFFITILSFSKQNSKRQLSQEEIHFIRTLRWNQIFNKKIKR